One window from the genome of Solea solea chromosome 2, fSolSol10.1, whole genome shotgun sequence encodes:
- the kcnh3 gene encoding potassium voltage-gated channel subfamily H member 8, with translation MPVMRGLLAPQNTFLDTIATRFDGTHSNFVLGNAQVQSLYPIVYCSDGFCELTGYARAELMQKSCACHFLYGPETSDPLTAQIQGALDERGEFKTELVFYKKEGTQFWCLLDIVPIKNEKGEVVLFLVSHKDITDKKKDQDPEQGPETDEETGLQVHKVTRPQGFNSNRRRSRAVLYHLSGHLQKQDKSKLKINNNMFGDKPPIPEYKVAAIQKSRFILLHYGTFKAGWDWLILLATFYVAVTVPYNVCFTVVGGRDEGGASSSSSNNSSSSAPRSPPSVSDILVEILFILDIVLNFRTTFVSTSGQVVYDARSICVHYVTTWLFVDLIAALPFDLLYAFNVSVYFGVHLLKTVRLLRLLRLLQKLERYSQYSAVVLTLLMSMFALLAHWMACVWYFIGRKEIESPGSWDIGWLHELGKRLGTPYFLSALVPPTVGSLSSNSSGGGGGSGAGGGGANSSHWNMLGSEVMGQGSWNSSQYYGNMSGGEATAVAGGTGGGTMGGALGGGPSMRSSYVTSLYFALSSLTSVGFGNVSANTDSEKIFSICTMLIGALMHAVVFGNVTAIIQRMYSRRSLYHTRTKDLKDFIRVHRLPKALEQRMLECFQTTWSVNNGIDVSELLKDFPDELRADIAMHLNKELLQLPLFESASRGCLRSLSLIIKTSFCAPGEFLIRQGDALQAIYFVCSGSMEVLKDNTVLAILGKGDLIGSDSLTKEQVIKTNANVKALTYCDLQYISLKGLREVLRLYPEYAQKFISEIQHDLTYNLREGHRADVDWESNGGLVKKLPSIREDEEGDEEQNPGHRAPRSPLRLSRGISSPVRSPLLPPRPFRAPSELSLRPTTLQIPVVSFCGAPSELSPRFVDGIETETSSTSTQKFEFSPSLSPVAPPSPYPGSREHSEIKHSVSKLTEEMNSLSKQVCRLSQELQEMTLLLKPLLQTAAQPILMTMVPNLTPPPSSAGQLSTSASLTTPCPAQRADARSLLDSGDSETMDLPRCLLPTPHATTTFHSSASQPCGHIQISVTSDLLLAEDKLPDGSSETRSVHASSSNGVCPLQDTPPLPSHTPSPSLSFSMSLSSSPSLSPCQGPHPSRPASCVSRGPLPPPPSQDTPPPQSSAHCSAPPSLSSSPGDQRVRPSPSSTPVPSSSLSLDFNARTPRADTVWCTSQRRHQDARAGARPQELEMHEWGQQVKEGRSSTENISFIDEEEPAL, from the exons acAGTAACTTTGTCCTGGGAAACGCTCAGGTGCAGTCGCTCTATCCCATCGTCTACTGCTCTGACGGCTTCTGCGAGCTCACGGGCTACGCCCGCGCCGAGCTCATGCAGAAGAGCTGCGCGTGTCACTTCCTGTACGGCCCAGAGACCAGCGACCCTCTGACGGCGCAGATCCAGGGAGCCTTAGACGAGAGGGGGGAGTTCAAGACGGAGCTGGTCTTCTACAAGAAGGAAG gAACTCAGTTCTGGTGTCTTCTGGACATCGTACCCATTAAGAATGAGAAGGGTGAAGTGGTTCTGTTCCTTGTGTCCCATAAAGACATCACAGACAAGAAGAAGGACCAGGATCCTGAGCAGGGACCTGAGACTG ACGAGGAGACGGGTCTGCAGGTTCACAAGGTCACACGGCCCCAGGGCTTCAACAGCAACCGGCGCCGCAGCCGAGCCGTCCTCTATCACCTGTCAGGACACCTGCAGAAACAAGACAAGAGCAAACTCAAGATCAACAAC AACATGTTCGGGGACAAGCCTCCGATCCCAGAGTACAAAGTAGCCGCCATTCAGAAGTCTCGCTTCATCCTCCTGCACTACGGCACCTTCAAAGCCGGCTGGGACTGGCTGATCCTGCTCGCCACCTTCTATGTCGCCGTCACCGTGCCGTACAACGTGTGCTTCACGGTGGTGGGGGGGCGGGACGAGGGCggggccagcagcagcagcagcaacaacagcagcagcagcgcccccCGCAGCCCGCCCAGCGTCAGCGACATCCTCGTGGAGATCCTGTTTATTTTAG ACATTGTGCTGAACTTTCGAACCACTTTTGTGAGCACGTCGGGTCAGGTAGTGTACGACGCCCGCTCCATCTGCGTTCACTACGTCACCACCTGGCTCTTTGTCGATCTCATTGCCGCCCTGCCCTTTGACCTGCTGTATGCTTTCAACGTCAGCGTG TACTTTGGCGTCCACCTGCTGAAGACGGTGCgtctgctgcggctgctgcggctgctgcagaAGCTGGAGCGTTACTCTCAGTACAGCGCCGTGGTCCTGACGCTGCTCATGTCCATGTTCGCTCTGCTCGCACACTGGATGGCGTGCGTGTGGTACTTCATCGGACGCAAGGAGATCGAGAGTCCCGGCTCCTGGGATATCG GTTGGCTGCATGAGTTAGGCAAGCGTCTGGGTACGCCGTACTTCCTTTCAGCTCTGGTCCCGCCCACCGTAGGCAGCCTCTCGTCAaacagcagcggcggcggcggaggcAGTGgcgctggaggaggaggagccaacagCAGCCACTGGAACATgttggggtcagaggtcatgggTCAGGGCTCCTGGAACTCAAGCCAGTATTATGGGAACATGTCGGGGGGCGAGGCCACGGCGGTGGCAGGCGGCACAGGAGGCGGGACTATGGGCGGGGCGCTGGGCGGTGGCCCGTCCATGCGCAGCAGCTACGTGACGTCGCTCTACTTCGCTCTGAGCAGCTTGACCAGCGTCGGGTTCGGAAATGTGTCGGCGAACACGGACTCAGAGAAGATCTTCTCCATCTGCACCATGCTCATCGGAG CGCTGATGCACGCCGTGGTGTTTGGTAACGTGACGGCCATCATCCAGAGGATGTACTCGCGCCGCTCGCTCTACCACACTCGCACCAAAGACCTGAAGGACTTCATCAGGGTCCACCGGCTGCCCAAGGCCCTGGAGCAGCGCATGCTCGAGTGTTTCCAGACCACGTGGTCCGTCAACAACGGCATCGACGTCAGTGAG CTACTCAAAGATTTCCCCGACGAGCTGCGCGCTGACATCGCCATGCACCTGAACAAGGAGCTGCTCCAGCTGCCGCTGTTCGAGTCGGCCAGCAGGGGGTGCCTGCGCTCCCTGTCCCTCATCATCAAGACGTCGTTCTGCGCTCCCGGCGAGTTCCTCATACGACAGGGCGACGCCCTCCAGGCCATCTACTTCGTGTGTTCGGGGTCCATGGAGGTCCTGAAGGACAACACGGTGCTGGCCATACTGG gtaaAGGAGATCTCATTGGCTCCGACTCCCTGACGAAGGAGCAGGTGATCAAGACCAACGCCAACGTCAAGGCGCTGACCTACTGTGACCTGCAGTACATCAGTCTGAAGGGTCTGCGCGAGGTCCTGCGTCTCTACCCCGAGTACGCCCAGAAGTTCATCAGCGAGATCCAACACGACCTCACGTACAACCTGAGGGAAGGTCACAGAGCCGAC gTGGACTGGGAGAGTAATGGCGGCCTGGTGAAGAAGCTGCCATCGATCCGCGAGGACGAGGAGGGCGACGAGGAGCAGAACCCGGGCCATCGCGCTCCTCGCTCTCCGCTGCGGCTCAGCAGAGGCATCAGCTCGCCCGTCCGGTCGCCTCTGCTGCCGCCGCGACCGTTCCGCGCTCCCTCAGAACTGTCGCTCCGCCCCACGACGCTGCAGATCCCGGTGGTGAGCTTCTGTGGCGCGCCGTCCGAACTCAGCcccag ATTCGTGGACGGCATTGAGACGGAGACGAGTTCCACGTCGACGCAGAAGTTTGAGTTCAGCCCCAGTCTGTCACCTGTGGCTCCGCCCTCTCCGTATCCAG GGAGTCGTGAGCACTCGGAGATCAAACACAGTGTGTCCAAACTAACCGAGGAG ATGAACAGTCTCTCTAAACAAGTGTGCAGACTCAgtcaggagctgcaggagatgACGCTCCTCCTTAAGCCCCTCCTTCAAACAGCGGCGCAGCCAATCCTGATGACCATGGTGCCAAATCTAACCCCGCCCCCCAGCAGCGCCGGCCAGCTGTCAACGAGCGCCTCCCTCACGACGCCGTGTCCCGCGCAGAGAGCGGACGCTCGGTCTCTGTTGGACAGTGGAGACAGCGAGACGATGGACTTGCCGCGGTGTCTTCTGCCGACGCCACACGCCACGACGACCTTCCACTCGTCCGCGTCGCAGCCGTGCGGTCACATCCAGatctctgtgacctctgacctcctcttAGCTGAAGACAAACTCCCTGACGGGTCCTCGGAGACACGGAGCGTCCACGCGTCCTCCAGTAACGGCGTATGTCCTCTGCAGGACACGCCTCCCCTGCCCTCTCACACgccctcaccctctctctccttctccatgTCTCTCTCGTCCTCACCCTCTCTGTCCCCCTGTCAGGGTCCTCACCCATCCAGACCTGCCAGCTGTGTCAGCCGAGGCCCGCTCCCGCCTCCTCCCTCCCAGGACACACCTCCGCCGCAGTCGTCCGCCCACTGCTCGGCCCCGccctcgctctcctcctcccctgggGACCAGAGGGTGAGGCCGtccccctcctccacccctGTCCCCTCCTCGTCGCTGTCTCTGGACTTTAACGCGAGGACGCCGCGGGCGGACACCGTCTGGTGCACGTCACAGCGCCGCCACCAGGATGCCAGAGCCGGCGCGCGACCGCAGGAGCTAGAGATGCACGAGTGGGGGCAGCAGGTGAAGGAGGGGCGGTCCTCCACCGAGAACATCAGCTTCATCGATGAAGAGGAGCCGGcgttatga